From one Nematostella vectensis chromosome 7, jaNemVect1.1, whole genome shotgun sequence genomic stretch:
- the LOC5516001 gene encoding BTB/POZ domain-containing protein 2, producing the protein MSSNAWQPAFKTIKERGKHMWKNPVLSDVEFVVCTSAGEKISIPAHRYVLSVSSPVFEAMFHGAMAESSREISLPDCYAEALSEMLRYAYYDEVKLTGSNAMAVMYLAEKYNFPGLKEKCSHYLQENLEPKDVLFVLPEAMKIQDENLQSHCWELIGEKTEEVVTSDAFLSVTRELLCYILDRDKLRIKEIELFKAVDRWAEHQTSSQGLGTDGESKRRVLGEEAIRRIRFPVISQEQFAKLVLPKDILIKEEIIDIFAHYALPKVSDLFSSKARVTSLSSVTRFMSKEDCGWSYSGGEDSLCIKVSNQVRLVAVSLFGSEGNTYTVELAVEKEGQQVYQQEKRTFSSSELMNPTNGSYYNGFVVSFDHPVTILPNTKYCLRAWINGPNSYYGNNGQSVVKCEDVEFTFMGSATSSS; encoded by the coding sequence ATGTCTTCCAATGCGTGGCAACCGGCTTTCAAAACGATAAAGGAACGGGGAAAACATATGTGGAAAAATCCCGTACTCAGCGACGTGGAGTTCGTTGTGTGCACTAGCGCCGGAGAGAAAATCAGCATTCCCGCACATCGATATGTGCTATCTGTCAGCAGCCCCGTGTTTGAAGCGATGTTCCACGGGGCAATGGCTGAAtcgagtcgagaaatcagccTACCGGACTGTTATGCCGAGGCCTTGAGTGAAATGCTGCGATACGCTTACTACGACGAGGTGAAACTAACCGGAAGTAATGCGATGGCAGTTATGTACCTCGcggaaaaatataattttccaGGGTTGAAAGAGAAATGTTCCCACTATCTGCAAGAAAATCTTGAGCCAAAAGACGTGCTTTTTGTCCTTCCGGAAGCCATGAAAATACAGGATGAAAATCTACAGAGCCATTGCTGGGAGCTGATAGGCGAGAAAACCGAGGAAGTAGTGACGTCTGATGCATTCCTGAGTGTCACGCGAGAGCTGTTGTGTTACATCTTAGACAGGGATAAACTGAGGATCAAAGAGATAGAGTTATTCAAGGCTGTGGATCGCTGGGCAGAGCACCAGACCTCGAGTCAGGGACTGGGCACGGATGGTGAATCCAAAAGGCGTGTTCTGGGTGAGGAGGCCATCAGACGGATAAGATTTCCAGTTATTTCGCAAGAACAATTTGCTAAGCTTGTGCTTCCGAAAGATATTCTTATAAAAGAAGaaattattgatatttttgcTCATTATGCTTTGCCCAAGGTTTCTGATTTATTCAGCTCGAAAGCAAGGGTCACATCCCTTAGTTCAGTTACGAGGTTTATGTCAAAAGAAGATTGTGGCTGGAGCTATTCTGGCGGGGAAGATTCTTTATGTATCAAAGTCAGCAACCAGGTTCGCTTGGTAGCAGTCTCGTTGTTTGGCAGTGAAGGGAACACATATACTGTTGAGTTAGCAGTAGAAAAAGAAGGACAGCAAGTCTACCAACAGGAGAAGCGTACATTCTCAAGTAGCGAATTAATGAATCCCACAAATGGCAGTTATTATAATGGGTTTGTTGTTAGCTTTGACCACCCTGTGACCATACTCCCTAACACAAAATACTGCTTGAGGGCATGGATTAACGGCCCTAATTCTTATTATGGAAATAATGGCCAGTCAGTTGTAAAATGTGAAGATGTGGAGTTCACTTTCATGGGGTCCGCAACAAGCTCAAGTTAA